A stretch of the Musa acuminata AAA Group cultivar baxijiao chromosome BXJ2-7, Cavendish_Baxijiao_AAA, whole genome shotgun sequence genome encodes the following:
- the LOC103990341 gene encoding F-box protein At5g46170, with translation MTSPGSPAAAVDLRQWRGDAQEEEDEEGIDHLDRLPDSVLLVVFNRIGDVKALGRCCVVCRRFHDLVPLVDSVLVRVDCVISDDPIPSPAGGAGADRSRGVFSHLARIVIGGIVKPLQALGHILAPSAAVASNRRSSPSSPSSSPSSSRSSEISHHSPAEVLKNFKEIRRLRIELPAGELGVDDGVLLKWKAEFGSTLDSCVILGASSVLSSSSILPKSSSPNPNPSFQDTCGADDSGSMPDSFYTSGNLKLRVFWTISSLIAASARHYLLQPIIADHEALERLELTDVDGQGVLTMDRWQLQEFRAKPLSASGSSQRTLVPALSMWLWYAPYLELPGGMVLKGATLVAVRPSQEQGMEVASSGEFGGVVEFSDRCSISSAFEEPYRSAAGMLMKRRTYCLEMNSF, from the coding sequence ATGACGTCCCCCGGAAGCCCCGCGGCGGCCGTGGATCTGCGACAGTGGCGCGGAGATgcgcaggaggaggaggatgaggaggggaTCGACCACTTAGATCGGCTGCCGGACTCCGTGCTGCTCGTTGTCTTCAACCGGATCGGCGACGTCAAGGCCCTGGGACGGTGCTGCGTCGTCTGCCGCCGATTCCACGACCTCGTCCCTCTCGTCGATTCCGTCCTCGTCCGCGTCGATTGCGTCATCTCCGACGATCCTATCCCCTCCCCCGCCGGGGGCGCCGGCGCGGACAGGTCCCGGGGGGTCTTCTCCCACCTTGCCCGCATCGTCATCGGCGGCATCGTCAAGCCCTTGCAGGCTCTCGGTCATATCCTCGCCCCTTCTGCCGCCGTCGCCTCCAACCGAAGGTCCTCGCCTTCGTCcccttcctcctccccctcctcctcgagGTCGTCGGAGATCTCCCACCACTCCCCGGCGGAGGTCTTGAAGAACTTTAAGGAGATCCGCCGGCTCAGGATCGAGCTCCCCGCCGGCGAGCTCGGCGTCGATGACGGCGTCCTCCTGAAGTGGAAGGCCGAGTTCGGATCAACCCTCGATAGCTGTGTCATCCTTGGCGCGTCCTCTGTCCTCTCTTCGTCTTCCATCCTGCCCAAATCCTCgagccccaaccctaaccctagcttCCAGGACACTTGTGGGGCTGATGACAGCGGGAGCATGCCGGATTCGTTTTACACCAGCGGAAACTTGAAGCTTAGGGTGTTCTGGACGATCAGCTCCTTGATTGCCGCTTCGGCACGGCATTACCTCCTCCAGCCAATCATAGCTGATCACGAGGCGCTGGAAAGGTTAGAGCTCACAGACGTCGATGGGCAGGGGGTACTGACGATGGACCGTTGGCAGCTGCAGGAGTTCAGGGCAAAGCCGTTGTCAGCGTCAGGGAGCTCGCAGCGGACCCTGGTGCCAGCCCTCAGCATGTGGTTGTGGTACGCCCCCTACCTGGAACTTCCTGGTGGGATGGTGCTGAAGGGGGCGACACTGGTGGCTGTCCGGCCAAGCCAGGAGCAGGGAATGGAGGTTGCAAGTAGTGGAGAATTTGGTGGTGTCGTAGAATTCTCAGACAGGTGTTCGATTTCCAGTGCATTCGAAGAGCCATACAGGTCAGCAGCAGGGATGCTCATGAAGAGGAGAACGTACTGTCTTGAGATGAATTCATTCTGA